One genomic segment of Hydrocarboniclastica marina includes these proteins:
- the tssC gene encoding type VI secretion system contractile sheath large subunit codes for MSVAMDFVGKDFLDRPVPRSGPVLPDAGFAARLAAEASDLQALLMLLGRADPEACWGREKIGALLATMLVEIDQTINRQLNAILHHTVFQALEANWRGVALLTDQAANDDHDGLTRVRVLDLSWRELTRDLSRAIEFDQSRLFAKVYSDEFGSPGGEPFGLILGAYGLSHRSSGGQANIDALKSLSQLAAAAFTPIVLNANPSFFGVDSYPELSSISDLASHFGQAELAGWRSLRAMEDSRFLGLAVPRILMRQPYREVGQGPEGFRFREERHDPDRDYLWGHACFSAGTVAIRAFCESGWFAQIRGFRSGRIAHGTVDNLPAIQSISSAGRLFPTRSAVDWQISERMERVLADEGFLPVLPLANTGMLVLHSMPSVQSPQRFEKITAEVSARLSAMLHYTLCVSRFAHYLKVMGRDRVGGYRSPEECESQLQRWLHSYTMATEGASDELRARFPLRDASVSVRARAGEPGRYFSVIRLQPHFQLDQLVTGMRLVTELTPVQDF; via the coding sequence TCGACAGGCCGGTGCCGCGCTCCGGCCCGGTGTTACCCGATGCTGGCTTCGCCGCACGGCTAGCGGCGGAGGCCAGCGACCTGCAGGCATTGCTCATGCTGCTGGGCCGCGCTGATCCGGAGGCCTGCTGGGGCAGGGAAAAGATTGGCGCGCTACTGGCCACGATGCTGGTGGAAATCGATCAGACGATAAACCGGCAGCTGAACGCGATTCTTCATCACACGGTATTCCAGGCCCTTGAGGCGAACTGGCGTGGTGTCGCCCTGCTTACGGATCAGGCCGCCAACGACGATCATGATGGCCTGACCCGGGTACGAGTGCTCGACCTGAGCTGGCGTGAATTGACCCGGGATCTCTCCCGGGCGATTGAATTCGATCAATCCCGGCTCTTTGCCAAGGTTTATTCCGACGAATTCGGCTCGCCCGGTGGCGAGCCGTTCGGGCTAATACTCGGGGCCTACGGACTAAGCCATCGCTCGTCCGGGGGGCAGGCAAATATCGACGCGTTGAAGAGCCTGTCTCAGTTAGCGGCAGCCGCCTTTACGCCGATTGTCCTGAATGCGAACCCCAGTTTTTTTGGCGTAGACAGCTATCCCGAGCTTAGCAGTATCTCAGACCTGGCCAGCCACTTCGGGCAGGCAGAGCTGGCGGGCTGGCGCTCTTTGCGGGCGATGGAAGACTCGAGATTTCTTGGGCTGGCGGTCCCGCGGATCTTGATGCGACAGCCCTATCGTGAAGTGGGGCAGGGCCCAGAGGGTTTCCGGTTCAGGGAAGAACGTCATGATCCCGATCGGGACTATCTCTGGGGCCACGCCTGCTTCTCGGCTGGCACTGTGGCGATCCGGGCCTTCTGTGAATCGGGCTGGTTTGCCCAGATACGGGGTTTCCGTTCGGGGCGGATCGCCCACGGCACCGTGGACAACCTGCCGGCGATTCAGTCGATCTCTTCGGCCGGCCGGCTTTTCCCCACGCGAAGCGCGGTCGATTGGCAGATCAGTGAAAGGATGGAACGGGTTCTTGCGGACGAAGGTTTTCTGCCGGTTCTGCCTTTAGCGAATACGGGGATGCTGGTTCTGCATTCGATGCCCTCGGTTCAGTCGCCTCAGCGCTTTGAGAAGATCACTGCTGAAGTGAGTGCCAGGTTATCGGCAATGCTTCATTACACACTCTGTGTATCAAGATTTGCCCATTACCTGAAGGTGATGGGGCGGGACCGGGTTGGCGGCTATCGCTCGCCCGAAGAATGCGAGTCCCAGTTACAGCGCTGGCTCCACAGTTACACCATGGCCACCGAGGGCGCTTCGGATGAGTTACGCGCCCGATTTCCGCTGCGCGATGCCAGTGTTTCAGTACGAGCGCGGGCGGGGGAGCCGGGACGGTACTTTTCTGTGATACGGCTACAGCCACACTTCCAGCTGGATCAGTTGGTCACAGGAATGAGGTTGGTCACAGAGCTTACGCCAGTGCAGGACTTCTAG